From the Candidatus Krumholzibacteriia bacterium genome, the window AAAGGGTCCTGCCGCAGCAAGGTCGCGAGGGTCGTGCCGGGCTGCACGAACTCTCCGGTTTGCACGCTCCGTGTCTGAATCGTACCGCCCACCGGGGCGCACACGAAGGCATCGCGCAGGTTGAGTTCGGCGGCCGCCGCCGAGGAGCGCGCCAGTGCCACCTCCGCGGTCGCAGTGCGCGCGCGGGTGCGCCAAGCTTCCAGCTCGTCGAACGGGATGACGCCGGGAGTGCGCTGCGCCGCCGCCTCGCGCCGCTCGAGCCCGGCCTCCGCCTCGGCGTGGGAGGCCTCGGCTTTCTCCAGCGCTGCACGGCCCGCTTCCACGGCGAGGTGGAAGCGCTCGGGCTCGATCTCCACCAGCGCCTGCCCGCGCTGCACCTGATCGCCTTCCTTGAAGCGCACAGCCTCGACGACGCCTTGCACCCGCGCCGTCACCTGCACGGTCTCGAAGGCTTCGACCGACCCCACGGCGACGACGCGGTACTCCACGTCGCGCGCCTCCACGCGCTGCACCTCGACGGGGAACTGGGGAATGCGTGTGCGACCGGAGGAAGCGGCGGCGGTGCGCGCCGCGGCCTCGGGACTCGGGCTCTCGCTGCAGCCGGCGGCGACGACGAGGACCGCCGCTTGGAGGGCGACCCGGGCGGAGCCCAGACAGGCGCCGAGTCGAGACGATCCCATGTCACCTCCACGAGACGAGGAGCATCCGCCGCGAGGGGGCGGCACCGGCGGGGTCGTCACCTAGTGCAACATCCTAGCCTGAACAGGGTGCCAGGATCGGAGATTCCATCGCCCAGACGGGACCGCCCGGAATCTAGTATCGCAGGAAGCTGGTCACGGTGCGGCCGGCGAGCTGCTGCCGTCCGCCGAGCGCGGTGAGCTCGATGAGGAAGGCGACCTCGAGCACCCGGCCTCCGGCGCTCTCCACCAGCTGGCAGGCGGCGTGGGCCGTGCCACCGGTGGCCAGGAGGTCGTCGAGGAGCAGAACGCGTTGCCCCGGGCGCACGGCGTCCTGGTGCATCTCCAGGGTGGCAGTGCCGTACTCGAGCGCATAGGAGCGCTCGAACTTCGCCGCCGGGAGCTTGCCGCTCTTGCGGATGGGGACGAAGCCGGTGCCGAGAGCGAGCGCCAGTGGAGCGGCGAAGAGGAAGCCCCGCGACTCGATGCCGGCGCAGACCTCGACCTCGCGGCTGCGCCAGGTCTCGACGAAGAGATCCACGGCAGCACGGTACGAATCCGCATCGTTCAAGATGGGGGTGATGTCGCGGAAGAGGATCCCGGGCGAGGGGAAGTCGGGAATGGAGCGCACGCGTGCGGCCAACTGACGCACCACCTGCTCGCGGTCGAACACGGAGGCCTCCCGATCAAGGTGCGAAGCGGCGCGGAAAGTGTGGTCGGGGCGAGAGGATTTGAACCTCCGACTCCCTGCTCCCGAAGCAGGTGCGCTACCAGGCTGCGCTACGCCCCGATTCCACGAAGCTCACGATGGCGGGTGGGCGGGCGGACGTCCATGCTTCGGGAAGACGACGCCGCCGCCGTGGGCATGGCGCGAGCCACGCCTCGGGCGCTCACTATAGGGGCTCAGTAGGGGTCTGTCCAGGCCGCGCCGCCCGCCTTGCCCTGCAGCGGCTGGAAGCGGCAAGCGCCGAGGTTCGCGGTGGAGACGGTCTCGCCGTGGCGCACCAAGAGAAGGAGGCGCTGGTGCGGGCTGCGCCCCATGGGGAGCACCAACCGCCCCTGCGGCGCCAGCTGGTCGAAGAGAACACCGGGAACCTCCGGCACGGCGGCACTCACGTGGATGGCGTCGAAGCGCGTGCGTTCGGGCCAGCGCAGGTTGGTGCCGACGCGGACGCGGGCGTTCTCCACCCCGAGGGCGCGAAGGTTGGCGGCGGCGCGCTCGGCGAGCTCGGGGTCGCGCTCCAGGCTGCACACTTGGCGCGACAAGCGTGCCAGCAACGCGCATTGGTAGCCACTGCCGGTGCCGATCTCGAGGACGAGCTCCGTCCCCCGCAGCCGCAGCGCCTCGGCCATCACCGCCACCGTATCCGGGTGCGGCATCTTTTGCCCCGCACCGATGGGCAGCGCGTAGGGTCCGTAGGCCTTGTCCAGGAGCGCCGCTTCCACGAAACGATGGCGCTCCACGTGGAGCAACGCTGCCAAGACGCGGCTGTCCTCGACGCCGCGACCCGAGCGCACCGCTTCCACCATGCGCCGCCGGGCTTGCGTGAGTTTCAGCTCGGAGGTGACTGCCATGTTTCGACAAACGCCTCCAACTCCACGAGCGACCGGTAGTCGGTGAGATCGATCATCAGCGGCGTCACCGAAACATACTCCTGTTGCACCGCCGATGCATCCGAATGGCTGTCCTCTGCCCACTCGGGCCCGGTGCCGCCGACCCAATAGTATCGACGGCCGCGCGGGTCCTGCTGTTCCACGACGCTGTCCAGGTACTGCCGCGAGCCGAGCCGGGTGACGCGCACGCCGCGGATGCGCTCGGCCGGCAGATTGGGAATGTTGACGTTGAGCAGGCGATTGCGCCCCAAGGGGAAGCGCAGCAAGGCCTGGAGCAATGGGCGCAGCAGCGGTTGCATGGCGTCGAAGAGCAGCCCCTCCCGGCCCACCAGGGAGACGGCAATGGCGGGGATCCCCAGGATCGTTGCCTCGATGGCGGCCGCCACGGTGCCGGAATAGGTGACGTCCTCTCCCATGTTGGGACCGTGGTTGATGCCGGAGAGGACCCAATCGGGGCGCTGCGGCAGCAGCTTCTCCACCGCGAGCAGCACCGCGTCGGTAGGTGTCCCCGACACGGCGTGGTGCGTGGCATCGAGGCTGGCGAGGCGCAACGGTTGGTCCAGGGTCAAGGAGTGGCCGGAGCCGCTGCGTTCGCGGTCGGGAGCCACGACGTGGACCTCCCCGAGCCCGGCCACGGTGCGCTCGAGCGCGGCGAGGCCCGCGGCGCGGATGCCATCGTCGTTGGTGAGCAGGAAGCGCATCGAGACTCCGAAGCTGCAGCCGACGCTAGCAGAAGCCGTGAGGGCTCACAAGTCGCCGCGGCGCCTCGACGCGGCGCGACTCGCCTCGCTCGCTGGGGCGCCGCCTGTGTCCACGGCGTCGAGCCAGGCGAGGATCACCGACGTCGCCTGCTGCAACACCGCGGCATCGCGCCCGGCGTCGATGTGGCCGCCGGGCAAGTCGACCCGCTGCCGGGGGGCGCAGGTCGCGGTCCAAAGCGCCTCCCGGCAGCGGCGCGGCAGCGCCGCATCCTCGGGCGAACTCACCACGAGGACCGGGGTGCCGCAGGCACGCGGCAAGGTGCGCCGCGCTTCGAAATCCGCGGTGAGTGAGGCGCCGAGTTGCGCCAGCAACCAGCGTGGCAGCAACCAAGGGACGCTGGCTCGCAGGCGATGTTCGAAGGCAGCGGCGTGATCGGCGAAACCATACAAGAGCACGAGCCCTGCCGGCGCGGCGGCGGCGGTGACCGCAGCTGCGAGCGGTGTCCCCAGGCTGGCGCCGAGCACGTACACCTGCGTCGAATCCACCCGCGGATCCCGCGCCACGAAGCGCGCCAGATCGCGAAGCGCCACCGCGGTGCGCCGTAGGTCCCGGCGCAGCCCCGGCAGTTGCAGGAGGGTGCTGGGGCCTTGCAGACGCCGGGAGCCGCCACCGGCCCAATCGAGGGCGGCGACGGCGATGGCATGCTCGCCGCCGGCGAGGTCGACGGCGTGGCGGCCGGTGCGCAGGCCCCCAAGGATGATGAGCGCCGGGAAAGGGCCCGGGCCGGGAGGAAACCGGAGTGCCGCGGCCACGCTCCCCCACCGGTCGTGCAAGGACAGGAGCGTGGTCTCCGGCATGCCGGGAGTACTCCAGCTGCCTTGCACCTGCAATGGCATCGGCGCGGCGCTTTGCAGGTACTGGACGACGTCGTGGCGCGCTGGCGCGAAGAGGAAGCACGCGCCGGCAGCGGCGCCGGCGCAAGCTCCCGTGGCCACCAGGAGCCTGCGCTTCCTGAAGTGGTGTGCGCGTTGCATCGAGACCTCGCGGGGAGAGCGTGACCTTGAGCCTCTGCAACCGACACAACCGGCGCCCACTGCCGGCGCGACGCTGCCACCGGTCGCGAGCTCGCGTCGCGGAGACAAAAAGGGGGCTCCCATCGCGGGAGCCCCGGACTGGTCGGGGCGACTGGATTTGAACCAGCGACCACCTGCACCCCATGCAGGTGCGCTACCAGGCTGCGCTACGCCCCGAAAACGGGCCCGCTCGGTCACGGGCGCGGGCCATCGTATCAGCAGCACCGGGAGCGGGCAAGGAGCCTGCCGGCATGGCTCAGACGCCGTGTGCTGCCAGGAGTTCCTGGACTTCCAGCGCCAGATCCCGCCCGCGGCTGCGGTCATGGAAGCGCTGCCGCAACGCTTCCCGCTCGGCTGCGGTGAGCGCGACCGCTGCGGCTTCCTCCTCCTGCAGCGCCCGCGGCCGAGGACCCCAGCGGGCGAACTCGCGGCCGTCGTCGCCGAAGAAGACGAAGAGTGGGTATTCCGAGCTCGGAAAAAGCCGACGAAGATCCACGTTCTCGCGGAGGACGAAAGCGCGCATCCACAGCGTGCGGCTCCAGGTGCAGAGACGCTCCACTTGCGCCAACTGCAGGCGCGACTCGAAGGCGTCGAGATCGACGAGGGCGAGGATGCGGACGCGTCGCCGGCAGGCGGCGAAGAAGGCGCGGTTCGTGTCGTCCGCCGCGGTGCCGGCGAACGCCGCCTCCAACTCCGTGCGAGCGCCAGGGAACTGCTCCACCAGCTCCAGGAAAGTGCGGCCACGGGCCCAGCCGCCGTGGCCGAGACCACCGTACGGCGGCGGTTCCGGCGGTGGACCGCCGCCGGACACGGGGAGCCGCACCGGCATCCGTCAGTCCAGGCGCTTGCGCAGCGCGGCGAGCTCGCTCTTCAGGAAGCGCAAGGTCTCGCCATTCCTGTCGCCGTCCAGCTTGGCGCTCGGCGGCGCCGCCGGTTCCTCGCGCCGCACCCGATCCCGCAATTGCAGGCGCGCCCCTTGGATGGTGTAGCCCTGCTGGTAGAGAAGATCGCGGATGGCCACCACCATGCGGATGTCCTTGTCGCGGTAGCTGCGGTTGCCGGCCCGGTTCTTCTTGGGGCGCAAGTCGGAGAACTCCGACTCCCAGTAGCGGAGCACGTGGGGTTTCACCCCGGTCATCTCCGCCACCTCGCTGATCGAGTAGTACAGCTTGTTCTGAATGGTCATGAGACTCCTCTCGCTTTGCTCCACGTCTCCGCTTTGGGGGCGCGAAGCATGAGGTCACGCAACGCGAGTCGAGGGTCCTTGCCCTCGAACAGAATGTCGTGCACCTGGGCGGTGATGGGCATTTCCACGCCGTGGGCGCGGGCGAGCTGCAGGGCTGCGCGCGTCGTGCCCACACCCTCCGCGACCTGGCCGATGGCGGCGAGGGCGGTGGCGAGCGAGGTGCCCCTGCCGATGGCTTCGCCCAGGTTGCGGTTCCGGCTGTGCCGACTGGTGGCCGTGGTGACGAGGTCACCGAGGCCGGCGAGGCCGGCGAAGGTCTCGGGGCGGGCGCCGAGCGCCACGCCGAGACGGGTCATCTCGGCGAGACCGCGGGTGAGCAGGGCGCCGCGACTATTGTCGCCGAAGCCGAGGCCGTCCATCACGCCGGCAGCGATGGCGATGACGTTCTTCAGCGCCACCGCGAGCTCGACCCCGACCGCGTCGGTGTTGGTGTAGACGCGGAAGGTCTCGGTGCTGAAGAGGTCCTGCACGCGACGCAACGCCGACTCGTCGCTCCCCGCGACGACCACCGTCGTCGGCATGCCGCGCGCCACCTCCTCGGCATGGCTCGGTCCGACCAAGGAGACGACCAGAGGTGCTGAGTGTGGCAGCTCCTCGCCGAGCACCTCCAGCAGGCGCTTCCCCGTTTCGAGCTCGAGTCCCTTGGCCGCATTGACCACGATCTGCTGCGGCGGCAGCGGCAGGGCGGCGAGCCGGCGGGCCAACGGGCGCACGGCGTGGGACGGCACGGCGATCACCAGCGCCGCACTGGCTCGTGCCGCCGTGGCGAGATCGTGGGTCACCTGCACGCTGCCGGGAAGGGAGACGCCGGGCAGGTAGCGGGCGTTCTCCCGCTGGCGTTGCAGCGCCGCGGCGCGATCCGGGCGGTGCTCCCACAGCCACGGTGCCTGCGGCGCCAGGAGCACGGCCAGCGCCGTCCCCCAGCTTCCCGCTCCCAGGATGGCGAGTTCTCCCATCCGCTCCTCCCTCCGCACCGCGCGGCTCAGCGCGGCACGGCGCCGCGATCGCGGCGCAAGAGACCTTTCTCGGTGCCGCGCAGCAAGCGGCCGATGTTGGCGGCGTGACGAATCCACACCATGACGACGAGGAGGCCGACGAGTCCCAAGCGCAGGCCGTCGACATGACCGCGGGCGACACCTTGGAAAGCGAGCACCAAGGGCAGCGCCAGCGAGGCGAGCAAGCTGCCGAGAGAAACGATGCCGCCGCTCAGTGCGAAGGCGAGAACGAACACCCCAAGGCAGATCAGGAAAGCCACGGGCTCGAGAGAGGCGAAGACGCCCGCGGAAGTGGCGATGCCCTTGCCGCCGCGGAAACCGAGATAGAACGGGAACATGTGACCGACGATGGCGGCCAGGCCGCAGAGGGTGGCGAAACCCTCGGCTCCGAGTGGTACGGGAGTGCCCGGCAGACGCGCGCACACCAGCACCGGGACCACGCCCTTGGCGGCGTCGAGGGCGAGCACGGCCAGGGCCGGCCACTTGCCCAGGGCGCGGAACACGTTCGTCGCTCCCAGATTGCCGCTGCCGACGCGGCGCAGATCCACGCCGCCCAGAGCCCGCGCCAGGAGCAGACTCCACGGGATGGTCCCGACCAGGTAGGAAAGGAGCAGGGCGAGGGCGGCGCTCATGAGGCCTCCGCGCTGGCGCGCAGCTCGATCCGGAGCGGCGTTCCGGGAAAGGGGAAAGCATCGCGCAGGGTGTTGTTCAGGTAACGCAAGTAAGAGCGGTCGAAGTAGAGCGGGTTGTTCACGTACAAGGCGAAGCGCGGCGGCTTCACCCCGACCTGCAGCCCGTACTTCACGTGACCGTTGCCGCCGGCGTGGAAATGCGGTGGTCGCCGTCGCGTCGCTTCCTCTAGGACGCGATTGATCTGCGCGGTGGTGAGGGCGCGGGCCCGCGTCTCCCCCACTTCCCAGGCGGTGTCGAGGAGCTTGCCCAGGCGCTGCCCGGTCGTGGCCGAGACGCACAACACCGGCGCGTAACGCGCGAAGAAGAACTCCGCCTGCGCGATCCGCACGTAGGCCGCGGCGGTGTGCGCATCTTTCTCCACCAGGTCCCATTTGTTGAAGCAGAGCACCAGGCCCTTGCCGGCGCGGTGGATGCGGCCACCAATGCGCGTGTCCTGCTGCGCTAGCTGCTGGCTGGCGTCGAGAAGGAGCAGGCAGACATCGGCGCGCTCGATGCTGCGCAAGGTGCGCAAGGCGCTGAAGGTCTCGACCGCGGCGGTGACGCGCGACCGCCGCCGCAATCCCGCCGTGTCGACGAGTGCCAGGGTGTGGCCGTGCCAGTGCAGGCGCGAATCGATGCTGTCCCGCGTCGTCCCCGGTTCGGCCGACACGAGCAAGCGGTCTTCCCCCAGGAGGGCGTTGACGAGTGAGCTCTTCCCCACGTTCGGCCGGCCGACGATGGCGACGGCGAGGTCGGCCTGGCTGTCGCTATCCGCACTGCGCTCCGGCGGCAAGAGCTCCACCACGCGGTCCAGGAGCTCCGCGGTGCCGTCGCCGTGCAGGGCGGAAACCGGCAAGGGTTCTCCCATACCCAGCTTCCAGAACTCGCTCGACTGCTCGACGCTGTGGCCGAACTCGCACTTGTTCACCGCGAGCAGCGCCGGCTTGCCGCGCCGCAGTACCAGTCCGGCGAGCTCCAGGTCGAGGTCCGTGGCGCCAGTGCGTCCATCGACGACGACGACGAGCACATCCGCCTCGTCGAGGGCCACGAGGGCGCTCTCCCGCACCAGCGCCTCCATCCCTTCGCTCGCCCGGGGTAAGAGTCCGCCGGTATCGACGACGTAGAAGGGGCGGTCGTTCCAGGTGGTGGCACCGTAGTGGCGGTCCCGGGTGACGCCCGGGAGGTCGTGGACGAGAGCCTCGCGCCGCCGCAGCATGCGGTTGAAGAGCGTGGACTTGCCGACGTTGGGCCGCCCGACGATGGCCACTGTTGCGCGCCTCACCGTGGCCTCCAGCTTCAGGGTGTGTCTCAAGCAGAGCCCGGAATCTATTATCACAGCAGCGGCTAGGCGTCAAAGAAAAGGTGGGTCGAAGGAAGCGGCGGAAGTCGCTGTGACTATGGAGGATGGAGCGAGGTCAGGGCTCCAGGGAGAAGACTTGCTGCAACCAGCGGACGATCTTGTCCTCCACCCTCCAGGAGAGGCCGAGCATGTGCACGCCGTGGTGCTCGTAAACCGGATAGATCTCCAGCTTGAAGCTCGGATTGTTCTTGTTCAGCTCCTGCATCTTGGCGGCGCCGTCGCCGAGGATTTGCTTGGGCACGAGGACGAAAAGGGGTTTGTTGCCGATCTTCTTGGTGGTCTCGAGCAGCGGGAAGCCGAAGTAGCGCTCCGACGGGCTCATGGCGACCACGGCACCGAGAGTGCGGCGGCGCGCCATCGCCTGCAGCGCCAGGTCGGCGGAATACTCTCCGCCCACGAGAGCGATACGCTCCGGCGCTACACCTTGCACGTCCGTGAGCCACTGCAACGCGCTCTCTACGTCGTGGCTCATGTCGAAGTAGGGCTGCGACTCGCGCCGCACCATGCTGGCGTAAACCTCCGGGTTCGGGTCCTTCGAATCGCCATGGCCGCGGAGATCCGGGGCGAGGATGCGGAAGCCGGCGGCGCGGAGCGGCTCCAAGAGCGGCCGCCAGTGGGCGTGTGTGGCCCCGGGATCGTGCAGGAGGAGCGCCACCGGACCCTGGGCCGACTTCCCCTGGGCATACCAGAAGGCGTACACCTTCACCCCGTCGCTACAAGTGAGCTCGATACGCTCCGACTCCGGTGGCGAAGGCGCCTGGGCACGCGCGGAGAGGGCGAGGCCGCAAAGGAGGGCGGAAAGGAGCGGCAGCGTCCGAGTCAGCTTCGTCACTGCACTCCCCCTCCTGGCGGTCCCTGGATCCTTCACCGGCATGTCGATGGAGGCGCGAATCTTCTCTGCGATGATAACCAGGTGGGCCGAGCGATGCAAACGGGCCAGGAAAGCGAGAACGGCCGGCGAGGCCGGCCGTTCTCAAGGAGTACGGGCGTACGACTCAGTCGCGGTAGAGGGCCTTCACGCTGCCCCAAACGTCCTTTGCCACCGAGGTCGCGCAGGGCGTCGTGGTCATGGCGCCAGTGATCGGCTGGGACACCGGTCCGCTGCCCATGACGCTGCCGTTGCCGCTCCCCGGCCCGCCGCAGACGGGCGTGCTGGTGCCGCAAGGTGCGTTCACCGTGGCGGACGTGACCTGGGCGCCGTTGAATTCCCCGGTGTCGAGCACGCCATCCAGATCGGTGTCAGGGGCAGTCAGGTTCAACGTGGCAGTGCCGTTGAACTGCATCGACTGCGTGATCATCTGGAAGTTGACGATGCTCACCGGGAACGTGCCGTGGAACACATGGTTCACGGCGTCGTAGGTGTAGAAGTTGTTCCTGATGTACGTCCGGCGGGAGTTGGCAGAAGTAGGCCAGCCGGCGTCGTTGACCGAAATCGCCCACGTCCCTGGGTACAGGTTGCCGGAGGAGATGGTGCCGCGGTAGCCGGAGTTACCGACTACGAGCAATCCCTGGGCTGTGGCATCGGAGGTGAGGGTGAAATCGTTGGTGCCGCAGCTCTGTGCGCTCGCCCCCGAAGCGACGAGCAACGCTATGAGCATCCCGGCTGCGATTGAGCGATGGCGAATCTTCACGGGGCGCCTCCTCGAGAGAGTCTTTGGAAGAACGGGGCTATTCTACGCAGAGTTCTTGGATTGGGTCAAGCGTGAACGAATGTTTCTGCTGCTTTTTTCCCGCTTTCTCGCGCTATCGAGAGTCGAACGAAACGCGAGTCGGCAAATCTTGCGCGGTTGATGAAGGTCGACATGGGACGGTGTCCGTCAATGTCTACCACCAGTCCCAGCCGGACCGACCGGGAAGGCCAGCAAAGTTCAACATCTGCAAGGCCCTGCCGTCTCTGCAAGACCCCTCCCGTCAAAACTCGCCTAGGGGCTCTCCCGATGGCTCCCCTGGCGCCCTTGCGGGGCAGAACCCGCCTTTTTACCTTGGGAATGGTTCCTGCTCGGGACGTGGTGGCGTGCTCCCGCGGCGTAGCCGCGTGAACAGGATCTGCCACGGTGCCGGTCACTGGAGCGGGCAAGCGTCGGCTGGCGCACCGCTCCCCTCTTCCAGCCGGGCGACCGTCGAGTCGCTGTCTGCCGTGAGCTCGTTGCGACAGCGCGATTCGCGGCCCGCCTGTCCCTCAAGGACCGGACGGCGCTCCCAGGCCGCCGGCACGCGTTCGGCCGGTCCTTTTCCGCTGCGACGACGCCTAGACTTCGGACGCCTTCTTGCGCCGCCGGCTTCTCCGAGCTC encodes:
- the der gene encoding ribosome biogenesis GTPase Der, which produces MRRATVAIVGRPNVGKSTLFNRMLRRREALVHDLPGVTRDRHYGATTWNDRPFYVVDTGGLLPRASEGMEALVRESALVALDEADVLVVVVDGRTGATDLDLELAGLVLRRGKPALLAVNKCEFGHSVEQSSEFWKLGMGEPLPVSALHGDGTAELLDRVVELLPPERSADSDSQADLAVAIVGRPNVGKSSLVNALLGEDRLLVSAEPGTTRDSIDSRLHWHGHTLALVDTAGLRRRSRVTAAVETFSALRTLRSIERADVCLLLLDASQQLAQQDTRIGGRIHRAGKGLVLCFNKWDLVEKDAHTAAAYVRIAQAEFFFARYAPVLCVSATTGQRLGKLLDTAWEVGETRARALTTAQINRVLEEATRRRPPHFHAGGNGHVKYGLQVGVKPPRFALYVNNPLYFDRSYLRYLNNTLRDAFPFPGTPLRIELRASAEAS
- a CDS encoding efflux RND transporter periplasmic adaptor subunit, which gives rise to MGSSRLGACLGSARVALQAAVLVVAAGCSESPSPEAAARTAAASSGRTRIPQFPVEVQRVEARDVEYRVVAVGSVEAFETVQVTARVQGVVEAVRFKEGDQVQRGQALVEIEPERFHLAVEAGRAALEKAEASHAEAEAGLERREAAAQRTPGVIPFDELEAWRTRARTATAEVALARSSAAAAELNLRDAFVCAPVGGTIQTRSVQTGEFVQPGTTLATLLRQDPLLLRFSVPEQDAARLQPGMLASFIVRESPKPYTARITHVAAGANPASRLVSVTAEVETAAGAPRPGAFAEVSVSVGGAAGAAVVPETAVRPSEKGFLAYVVAGGKAQERIVNLGMRTSDGRVEVRHGLAAGESVVVRGAEALQEGAAVRVVPSVGGEASAPAAGAGP
- a CDS encoding MerR family transcriptional regulator, which gives rise to MTIQNKLYYSISEVAEMTGVKPHVLRYWESEFSDLRPKKNRAGNRSYRDKDIRMVVAIRDLLYQQGYTIQGARLQLRDRVRREEPAAPPSAKLDGDRNGETLRFLKSELAALRKRLD
- a CDS encoding NAD(P)H-dependent glycerol-3-phosphate dehydrogenase, whose product is MGELAILGAGSWGTALAVLLAPQAPWLWEHRPDRAAALQRQRENARYLPGVSLPGSVQVTHDLATAARASAALVIAVPSHAVRPLARRLAALPLPPQQIVVNAAKGLELETGKRLLEVLGEELPHSAPLVVSLVGPSHAEEVARGMPTTVVVAGSDESALRRVQDLFSTETFRVYTNTDAVGVELAVALKNVIAIAAGVMDGLGFGDNSRGALLTRGLAEMTRLGVALGARPETFAGLAGLGDLVTTATSRHSRNRNLGEAIGRGTSLATALAAIGQVAEGVGTTRAALQLARAHGVEMPITAQVHDILFEGKDPRLALRDLMLRAPKAETWSKARGVS
- the plsY gene encoding glycerol-3-phosphate 1-O-acyltransferase PlsY, with protein sequence MSAALALLLSYLVGTIPWSLLLARALGGVDLRRVGSGNLGATNVFRALGKWPALAVLALDAAKGVVPVLVCARLPGTPVPLGAEGFATLCGLAAIVGHMFPFYLGFRGGKGIATSAGVFASLEPVAFLICLGVFVLAFALSGGIVSLGSLLASLALPLVLAFQGVARGHVDGLRLGLVGLLVVMVWIRHAANIGRLLRGTEKGLLRRDRGAVPR
- the surE gene encoding 5'/3'-nucleotidase SurE codes for the protein MRFLLTNDDGIRAAGLAALERTVAGLGEVHVVAPDRERSGSGHSLTLDQPLRLASLDATHHAVSGTPTDAVLLAVEKLLPQRPDWVLSGINHGPNMGEDVTYSGTVAAAIEATILGIPAIAVSLVGREGLLFDAMQPLLRPLLQALLRFPLGRNRLLNVNIPNLPAERIRGVRVTRLGSRQYLDSVVEQQDPRGRRYYWVGGTGPEWAEDSHSDASAVQQEYVSVTPLMIDLTDYRSLVELEAFVETWQSPPS
- a CDS encoding protein-L-isoaspartate(D-aspartate) O-methyltransferase; amino-acid sequence: MAVTSELKLTQARRRMVEAVRSGRGVEDSRVLAALLHVERHRFVEAALLDKAYGPYALPIGAGQKMPHPDTVAVMAEALRLRGTELVLEIGTGSGYQCALLARLSRQVCSLERDPELAERAAANLRALGVENARVRVGTNLRWPERTRFDAIHVSAAVPEVPGVLFDQLAPQGRLVLPMGRSPHQRLLLLVRHGETVSTANLGACRFQPLQGKAGGAAWTDPY
- a CDS encoding adenine phosphoribosyltransferase yields the protein MFDREQVVRQLAARVRSIPDFPSPGILFRDITPILNDADSYRAAVDLFVETWRSREVEVCAGIESRGFLFAAPLALALGTGFVPIRKSGKLPAAKFERSYALEYGTATLEMHQDAVRPGQRVLLLDDLLATGGTAHAACQLVESAGGRVLEVAFLIELTALGGRQQLAGRTVTSFLRY
- a CDS encoding alpha/beta fold hydrolase; its protein translation is MTKLTRTLPLLSALLCGLALSARAQAPSPPESERIELTCSDGVKVYAFWYAQGKSAQGPVALLLHDPGATHAHWRPLLEPLRAAGFRILAPDLRGHGDSKDPNPEVYASMVRRESQPYFDMSHDVESALQWLTDVQGVAPERIALVGGEYSADLALQAMARRRTLGAVVAMSPSERYFGFPLLETTKKIGNKPLFVLVPKQILGDGAAKMQELNKNNPSFKLEIYPVYEHHGVHMLGLSWRVEDKIVRWLQQVFSLEP